One genomic window of Cydia pomonella isolate Wapato2018A chromosome 6, ilCydPomo1, whole genome shotgun sequence includes the following:
- the LOC133518586 gene encoding cytochrome P450 6d3-like yields MPRCTPRRTLCFERPLRPYTNVSILTFFVREFPDAPLIGYYMMCVPALMVKDMHIIKTILISEFSSFNSNGFTVDKNADPIAATHPFVLKGEEWKSARAQVTPSLSLAKLKGYLPSILKVGDEMVKYVKKNCVGTAEFEGRELSMLYATDVIGNAFYGIENNSFENKDSLLAVLTNEIHFETTVFESIKLFFQRMPIIKKT; encoded by the exons atgccacgctgcacgccccgccgaacgctctgcttcgagcgtccactcaggccttacactaatgTTTCCATTCTTACATTTTTTGTCAGAGAATTTCCTGACGCCCCGTTGATCGGGTACTATATGATGTGCGTACCCGCATTGATGGTAAAGGACATGCACATCATCAAAACGATCCTCATATCGGAATTCTCCAGTTTCAACTCCAATGGATTTACG gtagACAAAAACGCAGATCCAATTGCTGCTACGCACCCGTTCGTTCTCAAAGGCGAGGAATGGAAGTCTGCCCGTGCTCAAGTAACCCCATCTTTGAGTTTAGCCAAGCTGAAGGGCTATTTGCCCAGTATACTGAAAGTAGGAGACGAAATGGTTAAATATGTGAAGAAAAACTGCGTTGGAACAGCCGAATTTGAAGGCCGTGAA tTATCTATGCTGTATGCTACAGATGTAATAGGAAATGCCTTTTATGGTATTGAGAATAATTCGTTTGAGAATAAAGACTCATTGTTGGCTGTTTTAACGAATGAGATACATTTTGAGACCACAGTTTTCGAGAGCATCAAACTATTTTTTCAACGTATGCCGATTATAAAGAAGACGTGa